The following nucleotide sequence is from Apodemus sylvaticus chromosome 2, mApoSyl1.1, whole genome shotgun sequence.
ATCTCTCCAGAGAGTGCGCCTTCCTCTCAGGCCTGCATCTCTCCAGAGAGTGCGCCTTCCTCTCAGGCCTGCATCTCCTAGTGGACACACTGCTCAGCATTCTATCCCAGGGTCTCTTCCTTCTCTGCAAAGGGTCACACACTTTGTGTACACGAACAAAAGCCTTCGATGATTTATATCCACAGGCCACAAAGGGAGACGAGTCCTTCTCCATTTAGAATTAAGcctccttcctgtcctcccttcttttcttaagACAAAGTTATATTCTATAGCCAACACTGGCCAGAATCCACTATgtagctgacctcaaacttgcgcAAAGTCTTCTGTCTCAGATTCCCAAGGGGTAGGGTTACAGGCATGAGGTATCATTCCTGACTAGTATCACAGTTTATGTGTACACTCATgcatgtgtaggtcagagaaaaactgtgtgtgtgtgttgttcttcACATTTAATTCATGTGTTTTTGGGATGAGGCCTCTTATTAGCCCAGGACTTGTCGGGTAGGCTGTCTGCCTAGGATCTGCCTCCCCTGCCCCTGGGACCATGCCATGTACTCTCTGGTATGGAGTCAGACTCTAAATACCCAGTCACAggagaggccacagaggaagCAGCCGCAGTTCAGGGAAGTTTTGCGTCCTTACCAGTTTTCCACAGAGGACTCCACAGGTTTCAATGCCTTTGGCGGTGTTGGCACTGGCAAGCTGGAGAAATTCCGAGCACAGATTGCGGGGCACCACAATGTGACGCAGGCCTTCAATGGTGGGAACTGAAATGGGCAAGAGGGAAAAGTCTGAGGCCACAGGGCCAGCAGTCCCTGAGCAGCAGCCAGAGCTGACAGCCTGAGACTCCAGCGATGGCTGCAGCTGGAGGACTGAGCCCAGAAAAGCCAAGCCGCAGGGTCCTGGGATCTGCTGGACCAGCCGCCCCTTCCTGCCCACGTCTCCCTTACTCCTGCCGCTCTGCCCGAGTTTTGGAAGTGTGGATTACTGACTGAACACACTCACAGCTGGAGACACTCACAGCTGGCTGCCTCATCTGGATCGGATCCAGATGGATCTCTGCATTCATGCTTTAAGATCCTGATCCTTCAAGAAGAGAAGGTTTTAACCATTCAAGGTACGATAAGGCTCACCTACTATCCCTCAAAAGTGTTTCTGAAGAGGGAAGCATGACAGCAGACGGCTATCTCGGCTCTCTGAATCTCCTGCCAGGGGAATCGCAGCCTATACTTCAGGCTATACCATGAgactcaggaaaaaacaaacccaaaagccaGGGACTGAGTAGATGATGAATCTTTGGGTGCAGAAACTGCTGCACAAGCCAGAGGATCTGAGCTCAAGTCCTCAGAAGCCACATAAAATACAGGCAGGACAGGGCATAGCTACAAGCCTACGGGAAGATGGGAGAAGGGGAACAGAAGGATCAGCGGAAGCGCATGGTGGACAAccaagagaccctgtttcaaacaaggtAGAAGCTGAGATCTAATACTCAGGGTTGTTCTGACCTCGTGGTGTGCTGAGGAACACCGCTAGAAGAAAGGCAAAGTGCCCCACAAGAAGATAGTTTGTCCCCTAAGTAGGCATTCCCAAGCAGCTTGTAAAACCCACCCAAGATATCGAGAGCCGTTCACAAATtccacagagaagctgtgtgGGACTCAGAAAGCTAGGGGAGGGGACAACACAAGCCTGCAGACCGGGCAACAGCCATCTGACAACCGCATCTGTGGATGACGGATTCAGGCCCAGCACAAACCATCAGCTCAGCAACCACTCAGTCCACTCTCAGAAGGCATGTCAGCCCACAGGAAACACAGAATAAGAAAGACTTAAGGCCTTTCATGCAGGAAGTCAGAATCTAGTTTCTGGTGAACGATGGCACTATTagggatataattgaaaaatactgAGGCTAAGGAGATGTCCAGGAGTTCTGTGGGGTTGATCAACCTGACTGAACAGAGAGGAGCTGGGAAAACTTCAAGCAAACAGGGAAGGCAGAAGCCACATCTAGATAGAAGCTGACGGAGTGGTGGGGAAGACATTAGAAAGTGTTCCCCAGAGCGAGGATGTGTGACAAGGAGCAGTCCATGAGGAGACTTCAGAGGGAACAAGGGAGGGGGTCTGAAGGCCAGCCTTCAGAGCCCAGCCACTCTTTTTACACGCCTTTGAAGACAGGACACTGGTTTTTATGAATGAACCATCTGCAAGGCACAGTACTCACACTGACCAAGCTCCTTACAGATGAGGAACGGTCCAGGCAAGGGTGATTCGGTGGCCTTCAAAAAAAGACAGCCATTGCTTTGCAAGTAgcactaaacattttaaaactgtctAGGAAGGGCTGTCTGTGATCTCTAGTTCACTGAGCACTTCACATTTCTGTAGAACCCTTTCAAATTGAAGATCTGACTTCCGGGGAGTTTTTAAAAAACTGACTAAGATTAATTTAAGCTCAAGaccttttttaaagacaaggcaGTCAGAGTGGTAGGTCAGAAAAGGACATACTTATCGCACAATGTTCTGTTGACAGACCCAAGTAAGTGGGACCTCAGAGGTAAGGgagacagaagaaggcatcagaaagGGGACTCACCATTTTCTATGACACTTAATGCCCCAGGTTTCAGGGACCTGTCCACCACGGGTGGCTTAGCTGGTCTCATGGTTGTGTTACAGTCTGAAGTCTGCGTGGGCGGGAAAGGTGAGCTGGGGGCCACATCTACACAAGGCTTTTCCAGGTCAGGGAGCAGAGGCCCGCACGGGCCAGGGTCCACCTTCCCGAACTCTTGAACAATTTTTAGCCGCTCTTTTTCCAGCTCCTGCTTCTGGATCATCTCCTCAAAGGCATGGAATTGCTCCTGCTCtagctgcttctgcttctgcaggGCAActctctgtttttccttttccaaCTCTTGCTGGATGGCGATATTTCGGGCaagttcctcttcttcctttttctacagGGAAAGTAAAGATTGTAGGCTAACACTTTATCTCTCAGAAGATAATCAAAAGTACAGAGATGTCCAAAACTCTGGTCTCACTTCCCAATCCGGAATTCATGCTTCATTCGATACCTCTTAAAGCCAGCGGTCACCATGCCATTCTACCAAGCGCCAGAAACCTGTCTTCAAGGACAGCAAAAGTTCCTGTCTTCAAGGTGCACTGGTGTGAAAGCTGGTATTTATTGTCAGTGTGACAGACTTTAGAAGCGCCCTGAAAACACGGCAATGAGCTGCCTGTAGGGATCATCTCCGCTACGCTACTTCATTTGGGAAGACCCGTCTCAGTTATGGATGGGCCCCTTCCCTGTGTAGGGGATCCCAGCGGGTGTGAAACGGCGAGAGGGAGCGGGGCACCGGAGTGCCAACATTCGTGCCGCTCCCTTGTCTTCTAATCTCAAAGTTCCATTTACTATGTTCAATGGGGTGGGGACATATGCTAGGGCCCATGCATgagccagaggacagcttgtgacACTCAGCTCTCTGCTTCGACCGTGTAGGtcaagggattgaactcaggccatcagactTGGAGGCAAGCATCTTTTACCCAATGAGCCCTTTTACCAGCCCTCCCTGTTTCTTGTCTATGGATGAAATGCGGCTAACTGCTTTAAACTCTTGCCGTTGTGGGCTGTACCTTGAACTGTGAGTTAAAATACatgctttctcccttaagttgcttttgtcagggtgcTTTAAGCATGGTAACAGGGCACTGGTATTCTACtgccctttattttttattttttatttttttggtgttttttaagacagggtttctctgtgtagccctggttgtcctggaactcactctgtagaccaggctggcctcgaactcaaaaatccgcctgcctctgcctcccaagtgctggaattaaatgcatgcgccgccaccacccccCGACTCCCTTTATTCTTTACTTTAAATCATGATGCACCCTAGCTGTCCATCCCATATAATCTGTACCTGTATTGGATATATCTGGGTCTCAGATACCTGTATCtcatacacacgcacgcacgcacgcacacgcataaATCAAATGCCTGGTATCCCAAACaaggcaataaaataaaatccaagatTAGACCTTCCATCTTGCAGCCTCCAAAACTTTTCTAGTGGATATTTAAATACAGTGATATTTAAACTAAAACGTATCAATTAACAAACCCCTTCCACTTAATGCCTTAGGGATGTACGGCTCAGAGCTACTAATCCCTCTGCTGATTGTCAGCCCTGATGTGCAGAACAGCACAGCAGACAGCTACACATGAGCATGTAGACCCCTTCCAGTGTGCATCTCTGCCCTACAAGGGAACACTGTAGACCCCAAGTGCTTCTCCACAAGCTGAGGCTAACTATTCTAAACGAGACCCACTGCACACCGCTGGGAAACCAATCACTGTAAGAAGCTTTTGGGATAAGCACATGATCTAAACTTCCCACTCCTGGGATCTGAAGTGCCTTATGCTCTGGGGAGAATCTTCACTGTGGGCAGGTTTCTTGGTGTAGCTATGGCAGAAAGGTCACCGGTGTCTGTCCTCTTGGACACATAGTCCAAATCTGTTGGAATCCTTCACATCCTCAAGGTAGGTGACTCTTTTTAGTCAATGGCCTTTGTGGTCCCCctcgcccccccaaaaaaactagCCCCTTAAGTTCACAGACTCCATTTGCCCCAGCACAGCGCTGACCTGGGCTGGTTAGGCAACACACGAGCTGGACACACTGACCTTTCGCTCTTTATAGTGCTCATATTCTTTGGTGTATCTTTTCAAGAGTTCTGTCTTCAGTTCTTCCGCTTTAGGGAAAGCGACATTCTTTAATTTCTGAAATAGAAAACCAAACTTGAGAATCAGAGCACCCCAGTGTCAGctaagggagagagaaggaagacaggagtTACAGCAGTGTCTCACACAGGACTGGAACCCCTCCACCCTGACACCCCGCCACGCTGCCCCACGCTGCAGAGGCAGCCCAGTTCTTCTTTCCAGCTCGGCCAGGCGGATGAATGCTGTGCAGCTGCATGCCGCTTGCTCCGTGCAGCTCTGGAGCTTAGCCCCAGACAGCAGTGAAAGTGAGGACCCACCTTGAGCGCGTCTTTCTTCTCAGGAATGACAGCTGATTTGTAGTCTCGGTGTTTCGGAAGTTTTTCAATGAACAGCCTAAGGAGACACACCAGAATGGTTAGAGTACACAGAAACTGTCACATGTCCCTGAGACAATGCAGACCCTGAAAGAAGAGTTTCTAGGGATGCTGGGGAGTGAGACCAGGCACGGCATTCATGACTTGTCTCCTGTCAGCTCCATTCCTGCAGGGAAGTCCTGCTCTCTTCCAAAAGCAGGAGTAACAGCAAACACTAGACTCCTACGTCGAGGAGGAGAGCTGAAGGTGACTGAGATGGCCCGACAGGTAAGGGTTAGCCCTCAGTACTCacgtggtggaagaagagaactcatCCACCCAAGATTAGCATCCACCATGAATGCCACATTGATAGGCGCCCCCAccccaacaaaaataaatgtaaactaaAAAATATTGACCAAGGAGGATATATccaatgtttataatttcaaacCTGAGGAGacattgcatttttttaaaagaagtatttattttatgtatgtgagtacactgttgctctcttcagacacaccagaagagggcatcagatcccattacagatggctgtgagccacggtgtggttgctgagaattaaactcaggacctctggaagagcagtcagtgctcttacccactgagccatctctccagccccacatcgtGGGTTTTAAACTAGactgaactacatagtgagaatatctcaaaacagaaggaaagattCCCCCAAACCTCATTTAAATAAAAGCCTGTCCTATGCCCAAATTGTGGCTCTGAAgagaaagttttttttccttgtgataTGACAGAAAGGGCCTCTGTCATAAAACATCCTTCATTCTATGATGGCTAATTTTAGTGGTCTATTTGACatacctgggaagagggagcctcaattgaggaatggcctccatcagactggcctgcagGCCTGTCTATGGGACGGTGTGTTCATTGCTAATTGATGAAGGAGGGTCAAGTCCATCGTGGGTGGTGCAATCCTTAGGCCGCTGGGCCTGGC
It contains:
- the Stambp gene encoding STAM-binding protein isoform X2 — protein: MTDHGDVSLPPQDRVRILSQLGSAVELNEDIPPRRYYRSGVEIIRMASIYCEEGNIEHAFILYNKYITLFIEKLPKHRDYKSAVIPEKKDALKKLKNVAFPKAEELKTELLKRYTKEYEHYKERKKKEEEELARNIAIQQELEKEKQRVALQKQKQLEQEQFHAFEEMIQKQELEKERLKIVQEFGKVDPGPCGPLLPDLEKPCVDVAPSSPFPPTQTSDCNTTMRPAKPPVVDRSLKPGALSVIENVPTIEGLRHIVVPRNLCSEFLQLASANTAKGIETCGVLCGKLMRNEFTITHVLIPRQNGGPDYCHTENEEEIFFMQDDLGLLTLGWIHTHPTQTAFLSSVDLHTHCSYQMMLPESIAIVCSPKFQETGFFKLTDYGLQEISTCRQKGFHPHGRDPPLFCDCSHVTVKDRIVTITDLR
- the Stambp gene encoding STAM-binding protein isoform X1; the encoded protein is MVPSLSTEPIGPMTDHGDVSLPPQDRVRILSQLGSAVELNEDIPPRRYYRSGVEIIRMASIYCEEGNIEHAFILYNKYITLFIEKLPKHRDYKSAVIPEKKDALKKLKNVAFPKAEELKTELLKRYTKEYEHYKERKKKEEEELARNIAIQQELEKEKQRVALQKQKQLEQEQFHAFEEMIQKQELEKERLKIVQEFGKVDPGPCGPLLPDLEKPCVDVAPSSPFPPTQTSDCNTTMRPAKPPVVDRSLKPGALSVIENVPTIEGLRHIVVPRNLCSEFLQLASANTAKGIETCGVLCGKLMRNEFTITHVLIPRQNGGPDYCHTENEEEIFFMQDDLGLLTLGWIHTHPTQTAFLSSVDLHTHCSYQMMLPESIAIVCSPKFQETGFFKLTDYGLQEISTCRQKGFHPHGRDPPLFCDCSHVTVKDRIVTITDLR